The Pseudomonas sp. B21-023 genomic interval GATCCGCCGACGGACCATGAAATCCATGAGCGCGAAGATCAGCAGCCACTTGCGACGCCCCGCCTTGCCTTCGCGAACCAGCTTGGCGAACTCGGGCTTGTACGGGTTGTAGCCAAGCAGCCTGAGATCCGAATACATCAGCAGCCAGTTCAGGGTGAAGTTGCTCAGCACCGGGTTGGCATGCACTTTGTTCTGCACCAGGCCCAGTTCGATGACTGTGTTGGTGACGCGCGCCTGGTCGTAGTCCCAGGCATGGAACGGCGCCAGGATGCGCGGCAGCTTGATGCCCTCGCCATGACGTTGCGGATTCCAGAACAGCGCCCGCTCGTGCTCCTTGAACACGCCGTTGGCAAACAGTTCATGGGGCGTCCAATCTTGGGCGATACGCTCCGCCGGCATCTCGTAGAGCATGCGCTCGGGCTCCGGCTGGCCGGGTGAGTAGCCGGTGAAGATCAACGGAATGTCCTTCTCCACGGCAAAGCGCAGCAGGTCCCCTTCACGAATGTCCAGCCAGAAGTAGCAAACCGTGTGCACTGCCCCTTTCGGGCCTTGATTCATCAGCAGGTGGCGGATGAAACGCCGGTAGACACTCTGGACCGGACGGTGCACGTGATGGTCCACCCCGAGTGCCTTGACCGTCCGCCGGATGTTGTCCCAGGTTCTGGCCGGTATGTCGAAATCGCTGGTATACGCCAGCACCTTCAGGCCGTAGTCCACCACCAGCCGGTGCAGCAGGTAGCAACTGTCCTTGCCACCACTGAACGAGACAATGCAGTCGTACTTCCTGCCACTACCCTTGGCGGCGCGCAAAGTCGCCTCCAGGTCCTGCTGGAAGCGCATGCGCTGCGCGTCCTGGCGCAACCGCCCCCCCGCCTGCGAGATGCGGCACAGGTTGCAGGTGCCATCCGAATCCAGCGCCACGCCTTCGACGTCGTCGGTCAGCAGGCAGCTGACACATACTTTCTTGAACATACCGACCAGCTCCTTTCTATCCTTGTCGTGCTCCGATAACGGTCCTTGTCAAGTCACGCGTCCACGGCGACCTGGGCGTGCGGCAGGCGGGCGTATGCTTGCCGGGCCAGTTGCAGGGCCTCCCCAAGGAAATCGCCATAAGCGGTCAGGGCCTGCTCGCCGATCGTGACCAGGTGCTGGGCGTATTCAGGCTTGGCTTCGAGTAACTCGGCGACCACGCGGAAGTTGGTATCGGTATGGCCAAAGTCGAATCTCACATGCTCGGCCAGGAAGGAGATACTTTGCTGGCCTTCTTCACACAACGCCGCGGCACAGGCCTTCAACAGGGCAGGGCCGTATTGGGTGGTAATAAGTTCAATCTCCACATCAATGGCAAGTTCGGCCCACGGTGCATCTCCGGCCACCACGTCCTTATGCAACTGGTGATAACGGCGCACCGAGGGCGTCAGATTGGAAACCAGCAAGTCGTCGGTATTGATCGGCATAACCGGATACTTTGCATTCCACAGGTTCACCAACTTGCGGACATCCGCCGCCGCCCATTCGTGGTGACCGTCTTCTTCTTCGGTGTGTTCCTTGAAGAACTCGGCCAGTCTGTTCAGGCCCAGGGCCTCGCAGCGCATGCCGGCCGTGGCCAGGTACTCCGGAATAGGCGTCGTCAGTGCCGCGCTCATGGCGCTCCAGTAGATCATGAAGAGGTTCACCAACGGCGCGTCCATCGGCGCGTTGAACAACGCCTGGACATCCTCACGGGCGGCAAACTTCTCACGTGCCGCCGTGATACGAATCTGGTACTCGTTCATCATGATCGGATCATTGCCAACATTCATTTTTCACGCTCCTTTGTAGGATGAATAAAACCTTTAAAGTCCATGAAACAGGCAATCGCGGCCAAGGGACGGACGGTTATTTCCTCCCGTTTCAAACGATCGCATTTACTGCAAATGGCCCGCATGATCATGCGCGCGCAACTACATTGCCCTGTCAATCAGAAGTAATAGTGAACCCCTGCGTACAATTGATCGTTATCCCTGAACTGGCCGAAGATACCTTCGTCATGCCCGGCAAAATGCATTCCGCCAGTTCGCAGTTCCCAGTCGTCGGTGACCCGCCAGCGCAATTGCAGGCGCCAGAAGCGGTCGGTCATGTTCATGAACTCGCGCCCCTGCAACTCCAGCCAAAGGTCCTCGCCCTTGAGCGGCACATTCACTCGCCATGTCACGCTTGGCCGGTACTTGTCCGGCTGCATGTTGCCGTTGTGGTTACGGATGTAGTCGAGGGTGTACTGCAGGTTGATGTAAGTCCGCGAGGCAAAGGTGTAGTCCATGCCGGCCACCCCCCTGAGCGTGTCACGGCGCTCGACCAGTCCCGGCACAGCCATGTCGTAGCTGACATAGCCAGCATCGGTGACGTAAGCCAGTTCTCCACGCACACCAATCCCGTCACGCCCCGACTCGAACGCCATCGAGGTGGTGTGCTGGCGTGCGTGGTAGGGCTGCACGGTACCGACTGCCCTGCCGCTGGCGTCGAAGCCCTGGATGTCGGCTCGAAATGCCGCCATCTGCTCGAACTGGTAGGCATAGTTGAACGACAGGTCGTAGTTGTCGCGCCGCAGCACTCGCCGCGCG includes:
- a CDS encoding DUF1302 family protein, with protein sequence MSAQALAALGGQNTVTGFLDLRSAVGLGSGGEVGSSALKSSLDNGLRGRGRVELDHQADGLRTLVSADLELEHKRMRSAADENESTARVWEGYVEWEGETTSWRIGRQVIQWGVADEVSVIDSFTPQDFRSFLIHTRFERKWPVTAVSGRYFLDGGDFFEVLWQPQFRQDLLAQPGEEWSLFVENNYVRGLGLSERSTKVEGGPLGDSVFAARRVLRRDNYDLSFNYAYQFEQMAAFRADIQGFDASGRAVGTVQPYHARQHTTSMAFESGRDGIGVRGELAYVTDAGYVSYDMAVPGLVERRDTLRGVAGMDYTFASRTYINLQYTLDYIRNHNGNMQPDKYRPSVTWRVNVPLKGEDLWLELQGREFMNMTDRFWRLQLRWRVTDDWELRTGGMHFAGHDEGIFGQFRDNDQLYAGVHYYF